The following proteins come from a genomic window of Glycine soja cultivar W05 unplaced genomic scaffold, ASM419377v2 tig00105261_1_pilon, whole genome shotgun sequence:
- the LOC114404631 gene encoding uncharacterized protein LOC114404631 translates to MDEDQWIYDNIMSEEVNMNEDNGEELDVFENIDYSDAFNTSQVFATRDDILHWARSVAYDIGFMAVIMRKCGCPFKLQVLKGDGWMVKLICGSHNHALAKSLVGHPYTGRLTKVDKTIGDMTKSVVQLSYINFIQGQLFVNMWTFADQIEILNTHRRVIHKV, encoded by the exons atggacgaagatcagtgGATATATGACAACataatgtctgaagaagttaATATGAATGAAGACAATGGAGAGGAACTTGATGtgtttgaaaatattgattattCTGATGccttcaatacttctcag GTGTTTGCTACCCGTGATGACATTTTGCATTGGGCTCGCTCTGTTGCGTATGATATTGGTTTTATGGCGGTGATAATGAG aaaatgtgggtgtccctttaaGCTACAAGTGTTGAAAGGTGACggatggatggtgaagttaataTGTGGGAGTCATAATCATGCATTGgctaagtcattagttggacatccatatacTGGTCGACTGACTAAGGTTGATAAGACTATtggtgatatgacaaagtcagtGGTCCAACTGTCATACATTAATTTCATCCAGGGACAATTGTTTGTCAACATGTGGACCTTTGCTGACCAAATTGAGATTCTTAACACTCATCGCCgtgtaatccataaagtttag